In bacterium, the following proteins share a genomic window:
- a CDS encoding SDR family oxidoreductase — MTLSQKIALVTGANRGIGFEVCRQLSDAGLHVILASRDPVKGRHAAGRLRAEDREVSVQPLDVTDPKSVAGLLRAVRRQFGRLDVLINNAGVYLDEGVSVFDVGTAVMRATLEVNFFGPLSLCRAFVPLMQAHGYGRVVNVSSRAGQLTGMRGRTAAYKVSKAALNALTLIVADEVRPAIKVNAMYPGWVRTDMGGPHAPRSPEEAADTVVWLATLPASGPTGGFFRDRKRIAW, encoded by the coding sequence ATGACGCTTTCCCAGAAGATCGCCCTCGTGACGGGAGCCAACCGGGGGATCGGGTTCGAAGTCTGCCGACAACTTTCGGACGCGGGGCTGCACGTCATCCTCGCCAGTCGAGACCCGGTGAAAGGCCGACACGCCGCCGGGCGGCTGCGGGCCGAAGACCGGGAGGTGAGCGTCCAACCCCTCGATGTCACGGATCCGAAGAGCGTCGCCGGGCTGCTTCGCGCGGTCCGGAGGCAGTTTGGCCGTCTCGACGTGCTGATCAACAACGCCGGGGTCTACCTCGACGAAGGGGTGAGCGTGTTCGACGTCGGCACGGCCGTGATGCGGGCAACCCTGGAAGTGAACTTCTTCGGGCCACTCTCGCTGTGCCGGGCGTTCGTCCCGTTGATGCAGGCGCACGGGTACGGGCGGGTGGTGAACGTGTCCTCGAGAGCCGGACAGCTCACCGGGATGAGGGGGCGGACAGCGGCGTATAAGGTGTCGAAGGCGGCGCTCAACGCGCTGACCCTGATCGTGGCGGACGAGGTTCGTCCCGCCATCAAGGTCAACGCGATGTACCCGGGGTGGGTCCGCACGGACATGGGCGGCCCGCACGCGCCGCGAAGCCCTGAGGAGGCCGCGGACACCGTGGTCTGGCTGGCCACCCTGCCGGCATCCGGGCCGACCGGGGGGTTCTTCCGTGACCGGAAACGGATCGCCTGGTGA
- the rlmD gene encoding 23S rRNA (uracil(1939)-C(5))-methyltransferase RlmD: protein MALSAVPRRPPFRRGEEVSLAIDRMAYGGRGVGRVNGYVVFVPDTAPGDRVRARLWRVRPAYAEADLVEVETPSEARTAPPCPHFGPCGGCVWQHLDYRTQLAAKESIVRESLAHLGGLRDLEVRPILPMPDPWYYRNKMEFAFHPTSMLGLHRRGAFDQIVPITDCRLQSPTTNEILGIVREWAGASGLSRYDARTHTGLLRQVVIREGKRTGEIMVGLITAAPEVPGTGILAQRLVTSVAGIASVVHGVNPGPSDGLPLTAVSLLAGRPYIMEELAGFRFRIGLETFFQPNTVQAGRLVEVVEAAAAERSGGVVFDLYCGGGTFSLPLARHARRVYGVDIVTAAVEAAAANATVNGVANVEFAAGDVRRLLPELVHRTGPPQLVVLDPPRSGAGSRVMQKIVATRAPRIAYVSCNPTTLAPDLGELVHGGYAIRTVQPVDQFPHTYHVECVVLLEQDGVPAT, encoded by the coding sequence ATGGCGCTCTCGGCGGTTCCACGACGTCCGCCCTTCCGGCGGGGCGAAGAGGTCTCGCTCGCGATCGACCGGATGGCCTACGGCGGCCGCGGCGTGGGACGCGTCAACGGGTACGTGGTGTTCGTGCCGGACACCGCGCCCGGGGATCGGGTTCGGGCTCGCCTGTGGCGGGTCAGGCCCGCGTACGCGGAGGCGGACTTGGTGGAAGTCGAGACCCCCTCGGAGGCCCGCACCGCGCCCCCCTGCCCCCACTTCGGCCCCTGCGGTGGGTGCGTCTGGCAGCACCTGGACTATCGGACGCAGTTGGCGGCAAAGGAGAGCATCGTCCGCGAAAGCCTGGCCCACCTGGGCGGCCTGCGCGATCTCGAGGTGAGGCCCATCCTGCCGATGCCCGACCCCTGGTACTACCGGAACAAGATGGAGTTCGCGTTTCACCCGACGTCGATGCTCGGCCTGCACCGACGAGGTGCGTTCGACCAGATCGTGCCGATCACCGACTGCAGGCTCCAATCGCCGACGACGAACGAGATCCTTGGAATCGTGAGGGAGTGGGCGGGCGCGTCGGGACTCTCGCGGTACGACGCGCGCACGCATACCGGGCTGCTCCGTCAGGTCGTGATCCGTGAAGGAAAGCGCACGGGGGAGATTATGGTTGGACTGATCACCGCTGCGCCGGAGGTGCCCGGGACCGGGATCCTCGCCCAGCGCCTCGTCACGTCGGTCGCCGGGATCGCCAGCGTCGTTCACGGAGTCAATCCCGGCCCCTCGGACGGCCTTCCGCTCACGGCCGTCTCGCTCCTAGCGGGCCGGCCCTATATTATGGAAGAGCTCGCGGGGTTCCGTTTCCGGATCGGGTTGGAAACGTTCTTCCAACCCAACACCGTTCAGGCCGGCCGCCTGGTCGAGGTGGTCGAAGCGGCCGCGGCGGAGCGGAGCGGTGGGGTTGTCTTCGATCTCTACTGCGGCGGCGGAACATTCTCACTCCCGCTCGCGCGCCACGCCCGCCGCGTCTATGGGGTGGACATCGTTACCGCGGCCGTCGAGGCCGCCGCGGCGAACGCCACCGTCAACGGCGTGGCGAACGTCGAGTTTGCCGCCGGAGACGTCCGCCGGCTGCTGCCGGAGTTGGTCCACCGGACCGGTCCCCCACAGCTCGTGGTCTTGGACCCCCCCCGCAGCGGCGCTGGCAGCCGGGTGATGCAAAAGATCGTCGCCACCCGGGCGCCGCGGATCGCCTACGTTTCGTGCAATCCCACCACACTCGCGCCCGACCTCGGCGAGCTGGTCCACGGCGGGTACGCGATCCGGACGGTGCAGCCGGTGGATCAATTTCCCCACACCTACCACGTGGAGTGCGTCGTTCTGCTCGAACAGGACGGCGTGCCGGCCACCTGA
- a CDS encoding alkaline phosphatase family protein, whose product MRPILYVVLDGLGDRPVEALGGRTPLAAAEIPHMTALARRGRTGQVQTVGQGIAPESDVAVTAILGYDPFAYHTGRGVFEAVGAGIPFHDGDLALRGNFATGGEGGRILDRRAGRNLTSEEARSLADALTSDLRLTAAPAELEVRASIGYRCGVVLRRRGGRLSGKISNTDPAYARVEGLGVAVAHAGSTVGRCEPLDGSEEARIAAALVNEFTQKAYEMLDRHPTNEQRRREHHMPANLILVRDGGDHLPTMPPIAERFGVTFGCFVEMPVERGIAELTGMTVIPVPPSGADKATVYAEWARTAAREITRTGGLYIHIKGPDEPGHDGEPEAKRDVIALIDRAFFGTLLPSIDLGKLIIAVTADHATPCALHSHSDDPVPLLLAGAGVTPDGSQEFSEAASAHGSLGTLRGVDLMPLFVKTAGAA is encoded by the coding sequence ATGCGCCCGATCCTCTATGTGGTCCTCGATGGGCTGGGCGACCGCCCGGTGGAGGCGCTCGGCGGCCGCACGCCGCTGGCAGCGGCCGAGATCCCGCACATGACCGCGCTGGCCCGCCGAGGCCGCACCGGGCAGGTGCAGACCGTGGGGCAGGGGATCGCTCCCGAGTCGGACGTCGCGGTGACGGCGATCCTCGGGTACGATCCGTTCGCCTACCATACGGGCCGCGGCGTGTTCGAGGCGGTCGGCGCGGGCATCCCCTTCCACGATGGCGATCTGGCCCTTCGGGGCAACTTCGCCACGGGGGGCGAGGGGGGGCGGATCCTCGACCGCAGAGCGGGGCGCAACTTGACCTCCGAAGAGGCCCGGTCGCTGGCCGATGCCCTGACGTCCGATCTGCGCCTGACCGCCGCGCCCGCGGAATTGGAGGTGCGGGCCAGCATCGGGTATCGGTGCGGCGTGGTGCTCCGGCGCAGGGGTGGCCGCCTCTCCGGAAAGATCAGCAACACCGATCCCGCCTATGCCCGCGTCGAAGGCCTGGGCGTGGCGGTCGCCCACGCCGGCTCCACGGTGGGGCGGTGCGAGCCGCTCGATGGGAGCGAGGAGGCCCGGATCGCCGCCGCGCTCGTCAACGAGTTTACCCAAAAGGCGTACGAGATGCTCGACCGCCATCCCACCAACGAGCAGCGGCGTCGCGAACACCACATGCCCGCGAACCTGATCCTGGTGCGAGACGGGGGAGATCACCTCCCGACGATGCCGCCGATCGCCGAACGGTTCGGCGTCACCTTCGGGTGCTTCGTGGAGATGCCGGTCGAACGAGGAATCGCCGAGCTCACCGGCATGACGGTGATTCCGGTGCCGCCGAGCGGGGCGGACAAAGCGACCGTCTATGCGGAGTGGGCGCGGACGGCGGCGCGGGAGATCACCAGGACCGGGGGGCTCTACATCCACATCAAAGGACCCGACGAGCCCGGTCACGACGGCGAGCCGGAGGCGAAGCGGGATGTCATCGCGCTGATCGACCGCGCGTTCTTCGGCACGCTGCTGCCCTCGATCGACCTTGGGAAGCTGATCATCGCCGTGACGGCCGACCATGCCACGCCGTGCGCGCTACACAGCCACTCCGACGATCCGGTGCCGCTGCTCCTCGCCGGAGCGGGCGTCACCCCGGACGGCAGCCAGGAGTTCAGCGAGGCGGCGTCCGCGCACGGCAGCCTCGGCACGCTTCGAGGCGTCGACCTGATGCCGCTCTTCGTGAAGACGGCGGGCGCAGCCTAG
- the dapF gene encoding diaminopimelate epimerase has product MARLRRNEYVKSHALGNDYLVVDPRALSFSLSRAAVRAICHRNLGVGSDGILTIERSRRADFAMRVFNPDGSEAEKSGNGARIFAKCLWDHGYTRRAQFTLETRGGLVPITLQLRGRRVRMITAGMGRATFRGREIPVTGRDREVVDEEISVDRHTLRITAVSVGNPHCVVFVDDFASIDLPQLGSSLEHHPMFPHRTNVQFVRVDSTNRVTIRIWERGAGETMASGSSSSAVAAACVRHGYTGRDVAVHSPGGVLRVHVASDFSLKLTGPVEETSRGTLSRELVERLGK; this is encoded by the coding sequence GTGGCGCGGTTGCGGCGGAACGAGTACGTGAAGTCGCACGCGCTCGGGAACGACTACCTCGTCGTTGACCCCCGCGCGCTCTCGTTTTCGCTCTCCCGGGCGGCGGTGCGGGCGATCTGCCACCGGAACCTCGGTGTCGGATCGGATGGCATCCTGACGATCGAGCGGAGCCGTCGCGCCGATTTCGCGATGCGCGTCTTCAACCCCGATGGAAGTGAGGCGGAGAAGAGCGGCAACGGCGCCCGAATTTTCGCCAAGTGCCTTTGGGACCACGGCTACACCCGGCGTGCGCAGTTCACGCTTGAAACGAGAGGCGGGCTCGTCCCGATCACCCTCCAGCTGCGCGGCCGTCGCGTGCGCATGATCACCGCCGGGATGGGCCGCGCCACATTCCGCGGCCGCGAGATCCCCGTCACCGGGCGCGATCGGGAGGTCGTGGATGAGGAGATCTCGGTGGACCGCCACACGCTCCGCATCACCGCGGTCTCGGTGGGCAACCCGCACTGCGTCGTGTTTGTCGATGACTTCGCCTCGATCGACCTGCCGCAGCTCGGGTCGAGCCTGGAACACCATCCGATGTTTCCGCACCGCACGAACGTCCAGTTCGTCCGGGTCGACTCGACCAACCGGGTCACCATCCGCATCTGGGAGCGCGGCGCGGGGGAGACGATGGCGTCCGGCAGCAGCAGCAGCGCGGTCGCGGCCGCCTGCGTTCGCCACGGGTACACCGGGCGGGACGTCGCGGTGCACAGCCCTGGGGGCGTCCTTCGAGTTCACGTCGCCTCGGATTTCTCCCTCAAGTTGACCGGGCCGGTCGAGGAAACCTCGCGCGGCACGCTCAGCCGCGAACTCGTCGAGCGGCTGGGCAAGTAG
- a CDS encoding D-alanine--D-alanine ligase: MAADPKTTGAKRPRVAILMGGPSPERDVSLAGGVQVLQAIDRTRFDALVYEITREGKFLPRPDLLRLAGAAGPPEVGGVPTATGATTMAPHGIGETVGDGTVDLAFIVLHGPYGEDGTIQGLLELLGIPYTGSGVLASALAMDKLRSRQIGMANGLPFPRFVTVDGGAWPGNRLEVAAQVARDLGFPCVVKPNAQGSSVGVSIVGTEDALTPAVERAVEFGDVVLVEEYLRGTEITCAILEDPKTGIPSPLPVIEIVPKREFFTYEAKYTPGGSEEIVPARISAVQAKQAQQLALRAHRALGCEGMSRTDMFIADGKVLVLELNTIPGLTHGSLLPKAAAAAGIDFTALVSRIVDNALRRQRTRQRRSRGR, translated from the coding sequence ATGGCGGCTGATCCGAAAACGACCGGGGCGAAGCGTCCGCGTGTCGCCATTTTGATGGGCGGCCCGTCGCCCGAACGGGATGTGTCGTTGGCTGGGGGCGTGCAGGTGCTGCAGGCGATCGACCGCACCCGGTTCGATGCGCTGGTCTACGAAATCACGCGCGAGGGGAAATTCCTCCCCCGGCCGGACCTGCTGAGGTTGGCCGGCGCCGCGGGTCCTCCCGAGGTGGGCGGCGTCCCCACCGCCACCGGAGCGACCACCATGGCTCCCCACGGCATCGGAGAGACGGTCGGCGACGGAACCGTGGACCTGGCGTTCATCGTCCTGCACGGTCCGTACGGTGAAGACGGCACGATCCAAGGCCTCCTCGAACTGCTTGGCATCCCTTACACCGGCTCAGGTGTGCTGGCGAGCGCGCTGGCGATGGACAAGCTCCGCAGCCGTCAGATCGGGATGGCGAACGGGCTGCCGTTCCCCCGGTTCGTCACCGTCGACGGCGGCGCGTGGCCGGGCAATCGGCTGGAGGTGGCGGCCCAGGTCGCCCGGGATCTGGGGTTCCCCTGCGTGGTGAAACCGAACGCGCAGGGTTCGAGCGTCGGGGTCAGCATCGTGGGCACCGAAGATGCCCTGACGCCGGCCGTGGAGCGTGCCGTCGAGTTCGGCGACGTCGTGCTCGTCGAGGAGTATCTGCGCGGCACCGAGATCACCTGCGCGATCCTCGAGGATCCAAAGACCGGCATCCCGTCCCCCCTCCCGGTGATCGAGATCGTGCCCAAGCGGGAGTTCTTCACGTACGAGGCCAAGTACACCCCGGGGGGCAGCGAGGAGATTGTGCCAGCTCGGATCAGCGCGGTCCAGGCGAAGCAGGCCCAGCAACTCGCCCTCCGCGCTCACCGGGCCCTGGGGTGCGAGGGAATGTCGAGGACGGACATGTTCATCGCCGACGGCAAGGTCCTGGTGCTCGAGCTGAACACCATCCCGGGATTGACCCACGGGAGCCTGCTGCCCAAGGCGGCCGCGGCGGCGGGCATCGATTTCACCGCACTGGTGAGCCGGATCGTCGACAACGCCCTCCGCCGCCAGCGCACCCGCCAACGGCGCTCCAGGGGGCGATAG